A genomic stretch from Desulfatiglans sp. includes:
- a CDS encoding uracil-DNA glycosylase, translating into MSYTAELCQIIKQTKTILQGEIDSGLELPELKAPAIIKEALIPAPSTPVIETLNDLRSSIGDCRLCKLCNGRKTIVFGEGAENASIMFIGEGPGMDEDREGRPFVGEAGQLLTRIIEKGIGIKRDQVYIATVVKCRPPENRDPEKDEIEACIPFLKKQIEIIRPKVICTLGRIAARELLKRDFKITMERGRWQTYGNIQLMPTYHPAYILHNPGSEKKLKGEVWQDIQKVMSLLGIKVKKSG; encoded by the coding sequence ATGAGTTACACTGCTGAGCTGTGTCAGATCATAAAACAGACTAAAACCATTCTACAGGGTGAAATAGACTCAGGCCTGGAACTGCCTGAGCTTAAGGCGCCTGCCATAATCAAAGAGGCACTGATTCCAGCGCCTTCCACACCGGTTATTGAGACACTGAATGACTTAAGAAGCTCCATAGGCGATTGCAGGCTATGTAAACTCTGCAACGGGAGAAAAACAATAGTATTTGGTGAAGGGGCAGAGAATGCCTCAATCATGTTTATAGGCGAAGGCCCGGGCATGGATGAAGACAGGGAGGGGAGGCCCTTTGTTGGGGAGGCAGGGCAGCTCCTCACAAGGATCATAGAAAAGGGGATCGGTATAAAAAGGGATCAGGTCTACATTGCCACTGTAGTAAAATGCCGACCGCCTGAAAACAGGGACCCTGAAAAGGATGAGATAGAGGCATGTATCCCCTTTCTTAAAAAACAGATAGAGATTATAAGACCAAAGGTCATATGCACCCTCGGCAGGATAGCAGCAAGGGAGCTTTTAAAACGTGATTTCAAGATAACCATGGAAAGGGGCAGGTGGCAGACATATGGCAACATCCAGCTTATGCCGACATACCACCCGGCCTACATCCTTCATAACCCCGGCAGTGAAAAAAAACTAAAGGGGGAGGTGTGGCAGGATATACAAAAGGTAATGTCCCTGCTCGGGATCAAGGTTAAAAAAAGCGGCTGA
- the ispD gene encoding 2-C-methyl-D-erythritol 4-phosphate cytidylyltransferase, with protein sequence MITIAIIPAAGMGVRMNAKVPKQFIELEGKPLLAITLEKFNSCPLINGIILVVPANEINFCKTEIVMKYNISKVIRVTPGSARRQDSVRLGLQAIDRECDAVIIHDGVRPFVSPDIITNAIEAIRDERAVIVAVPAKDTVKKVNAEGFVVDTYDRKFIWQVQTPQVFRYDDICNAHKKAEAEGWDEVTDDAMLMERMGIPVKVVHGSDENIKITTPQDLEYAEFLLGKDE encoded by the coding sequence ATGATCACTATTGCCATAATACCCGCCGCAGGAATGGGCGTAAGGATGAATGCAAAGGTGCCCAAGCAGTTTATTGAGCTTGAGGGTAAACCTCTTCTCGCTATCACCCTTGAAAAGTTTAATAGCTGTCCTCTTATAAATGGCATTATCCTTGTTGTGCCTGCCAATGAAATAAATTTCTGCAAAACTGAAATCGTCATGAAATATAATATCAGCAAGGTGATCAGGGTAACCCCTGGTAGCGCGAGGAGACAGGACTCGGTAAGGCTGGGATTACAGGCAATAGACCGGGAATGCGATGCAGTAATCATCCATGATGGCGTCAGGCCATTTGTCTCTCCTGACATCATAACGAATGCAATAGAGGCTATCAGGGATGAAAGGGCGGTTATTGTGGCGGTTCCTGCAAAGGACACAGTTAAAAAGGTAAACGCTGAGGGTTTTGTGGTTGATACCTATGACAGGAAATTTATATGGCAGGTGCAGACACCACAGGTATTCAGGTATGATGATATCTGTAATGCCCATAAAAAGGCAGAGGCCGAGGGATGGGATGAGGTTACTGACGATGCAATGCTCATGGAGAGGATGGGCATACCGGTAAAGGTGGTGCATGGTTCGGATGAGAATATAAAGATAACCACACCGCAAGACCTTGAGTATGCAGAGTTTTTGTTGGGTAAAGATGAGTAA
- the cobA gene encoding uroporphyrinogen-III C-methyltransferase, giving the protein MKKGMVYLVGAGPGDPGLLTIKARECIEKADVLVYDYLANFLFLEYAHPEAEHIYVGKKAGDHTKTQDEINNIICEKALNGKTVVRLKGGDPFIFGRGGEEAQELLKAGVSFEIVPGITSAIAVPAYAGIPLTHRDHTATVAFITGHEDPSKGESNIAWDKLATGIGTLVFLMGIGNLKNISLELIKNGRPSHTPVAVIYRGTHPEQKTITGTLETIYEISQKANIKPPGIIVVGDVVGLRKELNWYENKPLFGKSIAVTRAREQASSFMAGLRELGANCIEFPTIEIRPPDDWAPLDDAINKIRDYNWLIFTSVNGVKFFFKRLLENKKDVRALGEIKVCAIGPKTADAVKGYGIMPDMVPPEYRAEAVIEEFRRIKRDNLKILLPRAKEAREILPDELRKMGAEVDVVNAYVTIMPENRVADISKMLEAGEISMITFTSSSTVTNFMGMFEKNADQVKEWLKDIDIASIGPITSETAKRLGLKVTVEPESYTIDDLTEAILKQYS; this is encoded by the coding sequence ATAAAAAAGGGAATGGTTTACCTGGTGGGCGCAGGGCCTGGTGACCCTGGCCTTCTTACTATAAAGGCAAGGGAATGCATAGAAAAGGCCGATGTGCTGGTGTATGACTATCTTGCAAATTTTTTATTTCTTGAATATGCACATCCTGAAGCGGAACATATTTATGTAGGCAAAAAGGCCGGTGACCATACAAAGACACAGGATGAGATAAACAATATCATATGTGAAAAGGCCCTTAATGGTAAGACCGTTGTAAGGCTCAAGGGGGGTGATCCATTCATATTCGGCAGGGGTGGCGAAGAGGCACAGGAGCTTTTAAAGGCAGGGGTTTCATTTGAGATTGTCCCTGGTATAACCTCTGCTATAGCGGTGCCAGCGTATGCAGGCATACCTTTAACACACAGGGATCACACCGCCACTGTTGCATTTATCACAGGTCATGAAGACCCTTCAAAGGGGGAGTCCAATATTGCCTGGGATAAACTTGCCACAGGGATAGGCACATTGGTCTTTCTCATGGGCATAGGCAACCTTAAAAATATATCTCTTGAACTGATTAAAAACGGCAGGCCATCTCACACCCCTGTTGCAGTAATTTACAGGGGCACACACCCTGAGCAGAAGACAATAACCGGCACTCTTGAAACCATTTATGAGATATCCCAAAAGGCAAATATCAAACCGCCAGGGATCATAGTTGTTGGTGATGTTGTGGGTTTGAGAAAGGAGCTTAACTGGTATGAGAACAAACCCCTGTTCGGTAAAAGCATAGCGGTAACAAGGGCAAGGGAGCAGGCGAGCAGCTTTATGGCGGGTTTAAGGGAACTTGGTGCGAACTGCATAGAGTTTCCGACCATCGAGATAAGACCACCTGATGACTGGGCGCCCCTTGATGACGCCATTAACAAGATCAGGGATTATAACTGGCTCATCTTTACCAGCGTGAATGGCGTAAAATTCTTTTTTAAAAGGCTCCTTGAAAATAAAAAGGATGTGAGGGCATTAGGAGAGATCAAGGTATGCGCTATCGGGCCAAAAACCGCTGATGCAGTAAAAGGGTATGGCATCATGCCTGACATGGTGCCCCCTGAATACAGGGCAGAGGCGGTGATAGAAGAGTTCAGGAGAATAAAGAGGGATAACCTTAAGATACTTTTGCCAAGGGCAAAAGAGGCGAGAGAAATACTACCTGATGAACTCAGAAAAATGGGTGCAGAGGTGGACGTTGTGAATGCATATGTTACCATCATGCCTGAAAACAGGGTGGCTGATATTTCAAAGATGCTTGAGGCAGGCGAAATAAGCATGATTACATTTACAAGCTCCTCCACTGTAACCAACTTCATGGGTATGTTTGAAAAAAATGCGGATCAGGTAAAAGAGTGGCTTAAGGATATTGATATAGCATCCATAGGCCCGATAACATCCGAAACAGCAAAAAGGCTTGGGTTAAAGGTTACAGTAGAGCCGGAGAGTTATACAATAGATGACCTTACAGAAGCTATTTTAAAACAATATTCATGA
- the purD gene encoding phosphoribosylamine--glycine ligase: MKILIVGSGGREHALAWKAIKSKGIEKVYVAPGNAGTALEQGVLNIDIKVDAIEALVEFSKKEGIDLTIIGPEAPLVDGIVDAFKKVNLKCFGPVKAAAQLEGSKVFTKDFLKRHGIPTAEYRVFTDIEAARAYILSHKLPVVIKADGLAAGKGVIIAKTHDDAIIAAKDMLSGTAFGEAGKRVIVEECIRGEEVSFIVMVDGKNVLPLATSQDHKAVYDEDQGPNTGGMGAYSPAPVLTDDLYKRVMKEVIEPTVKGMADEGTPYTGFLYAGLMVLSDGTPSVLEYNCRLGDPETQPILLRLKSDLVELCMATIEGSLDKVKAEWDQRAALGVVMTAGGYPEKYNKGDVISGLPEKEEVDIKVFHAGTAMKDGNVVTSGGRVLCVTALGNTVGEAQKKAYLVVNKIKWTNVYYRTDIGYRAVKREENRK; encoded by the coding sequence ATGAAGATATTGATCGTAGGTAGTGGCGGAAGAGAACATGCCCTTGCATGGAAGGCTATTAAGTCTAAAGGGATTGAGAAGGTATATGTCGCTCCGGGTAATGCAGGCACTGCCCTTGAACAGGGGGTTTTAAATATTGATATCAAGGTGGATGCAATAGAGGCGCTTGTTGAGTTTTCCAAAAAAGAGGGGATTGACCTCACTATTATCGGCCCTGAGGCGCCCCTTGTGGATGGTATTGTTGATGCCTTTAAAAAGGTAAATCTAAAATGTTTCGGCCCTGTAAAAGCAGCAGCCCAGCTTGAGGGGTCAAAGGTCTTTACAAAGGATTTCCTTAAAAGGCACGGGATACCGACTGCTGAATATAGGGTTTTTACCGATATTGAAGCTGCAAGGGCCTATATCCTTTCACATAAACTCCCTGTGGTTATCAAGGCGGATGGCCTTGCAGCCGGAAAGGGTGTTATCATCGCAAAGACGCATGATGATGCTATAATTGCCGCAAAGGATATGCTTTCAGGCACTGCATTCGGTGAGGCAGGTAAAAGGGTTATTGTTGAGGAGTGTATCAGGGGTGAAGAGGTAAGCTTTATTGTAATGGTGGATGGTAAGAATGTTCTGCCCCTTGCAACATCACAGGATCACAAGGCGGTTTATGATGAAGACCAGGGCCCCAATACAGGCGGTATGGGCGCCTATTCACCTGCACCTGTCCTGACCGATGACCTGTATAAAAGGGTAATGAAGGAGGTTATTGAACCCACTGTAAAAGGAATGGCAGATGAAGGCACTCCATATACAGGGTTTTTATATGCAGGGCTTATGGTGCTTTCCGATGGCACACCGAGTGTGCTGGAGTATAACTGCCGCTTAGGTGACCCCGAAACACAGCCCATACTTTTAAGGCTTAAGTCCGATCTGGTTGAGCTTTGCATGGCAACCATCGAGGGGAGCCTCGATAAGGTTAAGGCAGAATGGGATCAGCGTGCAGCGCTCGGGGTGGTAATGACAGCGGGCGGATACCCTGAAAAGTATAATAAAGGGGATGTCATCTCCGGTCTTCCTGAAAAGGAGGAGGTAGATATCAAGGTATTTCATGCAGGCACTGCCATGAAAGATGGAAATGTTGTAACCTCAGGAGGACGTGTCCTTTGTGTGACAGCCCTCGGAAATACAGTAGGTGAAGCCCAGAAAAAGGCCTATTTGGTTGTTAATAAAATAAAATGGACGAATGTATACTACAGGACTGATATAGGTTACAGGGCAGTGAAGAGGGAAGAAAACAGGAAATAG
- a CDS encoding ExsB family transcriptional regulator — MISEIKVQDLDAEKFINEKIKEIKDTVGEGMAINALSGGVDSSTVTMLGHRALGDKLRTVFIENGLMRQGEPEEVVAFFKALGVKVEVVDARDVFFSELKGVTDPEEKREAIRDAFYKKVFGRIVKESRAKFLLQGTILTDVDETVAGIKRQHNVFEQLGIDPEKTFGYRIIEPMIQLRKDGVRMIGKSLGLPSALFDRIPFPGPALAARVIGEATPERVEMARRATVVVEKWLKNSGAFQYMGILHEDRVTGMRDGKRDFGQQIEVRCWDSVDARTATPTRLSFDLLEKLANEIINEVPGIVSVTYNIATKPPSTIEAV; from the coding sequence ATGATCAGCGAGATAAAAGTCCAGGACCTTGATGCTGAAAAATTCATTAATGAAAAGATAAAAGAAATCAAGGATACTGTAGGAGAGGGGATGGCAATAAACGCCCTTTCAGGCGGGGTTGATTCATCTACAGTGACAATGTTGGGCCATCGTGCCCTGGGTGATAAACTCAGGACTGTATTTATAGAAAACGGCCTCATGCGCCAGGGAGAACCGGAAGAGGTGGTGGCCTTTTTCAAGGCACTTGGTGTAAAGGTGGAGGTAGTTGATGCGAGGGATGTATTTTTTTCTGAGCTTAAAGGTGTGACTGACCCTGAAGAAAAGAGAGAGGCAATCAGGGATGCCTTTTATAAAAAGGTGTTTGGCAGGATTGTAAAGGAAAGCAGGGCAAAATTTCTCCTTCAGGGTACCATCCTTACAGACGTGGATGAGACTGTTGCAGGCATTAAACGTCAGCACAATGTCTTTGAACAGCTGGGGATTGATCCTGAGAAGACATTCGGTTACCGCATTATTGAACCTATGATACAGCTGCGTAAAGACGGAGTCAGGATGATAGGGAAGTCGCTGGGCCTGCCTTCGGCTCTTTTTGATCGTATTCCCTTTCCAGGGCCAGCACTGGCCGCGCGGGTAATAGGAGAGGCAACCCCTGAAAGGGTAGAAATGGCTCGCAGGGCAACGGTTGTAGTTGAAAAATGGCTTAAGAACTCCGGCGCTTTTCAGTATATGGGGATACTCCATGAGGACAGAGTTACTGGCATGCGCGATGGCAAACGTGATTTCGGCCAGCAGATTGAGGTGAGATGCTGGGACAGCGTGGATGCCCGTACTGCAACACCCACGAGGTTATCTTTTGACCTTCTTGAAAAGCTTGCCAACGAAATAATAAACGAGGTGCCAGGTATTGTAAGCGTTACATACAATATTGCAACCAAACCGCCATCCACTATTGAGGCTGTTTAA
- a CDS encoding integration host factor subunit beta, which produces MNKSQLIEALAKEEDLALKKAEEVVNTVFGDMEKALANGERVEIRGFGSFKIKHYEGYQGRNPKTGEIINVAPKKLPFFKVGKELKERVDIS; this is translated from the coding sequence ATGAACAAGTCACAACTCATTGAGGCCTTGGCTAAAGAAGAAGACCTCGCCCTGAAAAAGGCTGAGGAGGTCGTCAATACCGTTTTTGGTGATATGGAAAAGGCACTCGCCAATGGAGAACGGGTTGAAATCAGAGGTTTTGGCAGCTTTAAGATCAAACACTATGAAGGGTATCAGGGAAGAAACCCCAAGACAGGTGAGATCATCAATGTGGCGCCCAAAAAACTCCCGTTTTTTAAAGTAGGTAAAGAGCTCAAGGAAAGGGTTGATATTTCCTAA
- a CDS encoding transcription termination factor Rho, protein MAEEIKNEGAHPEAEEKPLDKMTAPELKEIAATIPGATGVTAMKKEELLALIKKHRGIEDETHAQKAEAAKKSLKSKLIDLRALKITAREEKNKKEVDILRRRINRLKKKTRKAG, encoded by the coding sequence ATGGCAGAAGAGATAAAAAATGAAGGAGCACACCCGGAAGCAGAAGAAAAACCCCTTGATAAGATGACAGCCCCGGAACTCAAAGAGATCGCAGCCACGATCCCCGGAGCAACCGGAGTTACTGCCATGAAAAAGGAGGAACTGCTTGCGCTTATCAAGAAGCACAGGGGCATAGAGGATGAGACGCACGCACAAAAGGCAGAGGCGGCCAAAAAGAGCTTGAAAAGCAAGCTAATCGACCTCAGGGCATTAAAGATAACTGCAAGGGAAGAAAAGAATAAAAAAGAGGTGGATATCCTGAGACGCAGGATAAACAGGCTGAAAAAGAAGACCAGAAAGGCGGGATAA
- the pgeF gene encoding peptidoglycan editing factor PgeF, translated as MYKELTHRVFTRNSGVSRPPYNNLNVSYEVGDDPVSVDQNILSIRDNTGADRVIYMNQQHGDTIISFKEGLSEVPEQVYEADALITDIPGMAIMVKQADCQGLILFDPLKKVVAVVHSGWKGSVKNIPGKTVEKMCICFGSNPKNIHAAIGPSLGPCCSEFITYEEIFPPHFKDFMHGNAHFDFWAITEKQLMDSGIKKENIEKAGICTRCNTGLFYSYRGEGITGRFATVAMIKKHP; from the coding sequence TTGTATAAAGAGTTGACCCACAGGGTATTTACACGGAATAGTGGTGTAAGCAGGCCACCATACAATAACCTTAATGTGAGCTATGAAGTAGGTGATGACCCTGTATCTGTTGACCAAAATATTTTATCAATCAGGGATAATACTGGCGCTGACAGGGTAATATATATGAATCAGCAGCATGGTGATACGATCATATCATTTAAAGAAGGATTATCAGAGGTGCCTGAACAGGTGTATGAGGCGGATGCCCTTATTACAGATATTCCTGGTATGGCGATTATGGTGAAACAGGCGGACTGCCAGGGTCTTATCCTGTTTGATCCATTAAAAAAGGTGGTGGCTGTAGTGCATTCGGGCTGGAAAGGTAGTGTGAAAAACATACCGGGTAAGACAGTCGAAAAGATGTGCATTTGTTTTGGTTCCAATCCAAAAAATATACATGCAGCAATCGGCCCTTCGCTTGGACCATGCTGTAGTGAATTCATCACCTATGAAGAGATATTTCCGCCTCATTTCAAGGATTTTATGCATGGTAATGCCCACTTTGATTTCTGGGCCATAACTGAGAAACAGCTCATGGATTCGGGCATTAAGAAGGAGAACATAGAAAAGGCCGGTATATGCACAAGATGCAATACCGGTTTGTTCTACTCATACAGGGGCGAGGGTATAACAGGGAGATTTGCTACTGTTGCAATGATAAAAAAACACCCATGA
- the coaBC gene encoding bifunctional phosphopantothenoylcysteine decarboxylase/phosphopantothenate--cysteine ligase CoaBC, giving the protein MEKKKIILGITGGIAAYKIPELVRIFTKAGHDVRVAMTKNATWFIAPLTFEALSKNRVITGMFEGNIDPLAHISWGQESDLVIIAPATANFIAKAAHGIADDFLSSMVVAATAPMLICPAMNSKMYLNPITQENIKKLNNKGYVIMKPGEGELACNTEGQGRLPDPVDIAEQAFHILENKDLKGLKIMVTAGPTIEPIDPVRYITNRSSGKMGYAIAHKAAMRGADVTLISGPTNIKPPLGVNLIRVNTAEEMMDAVFAHRAEMDAIIKAAAVADFRPALSSNQKIKKSEEDISIKLVKNPDILSELGISKSKPGQILVGFAAETENIMANAKEKLARKNLDMIVVNDVTAKDAGFDVNTNRVTLIFRDGAVHELPLLTKDEVADELLDRVRMIRGKDNELHC; this is encoded by the coding sequence ATGGAAAAGAAAAAAATCATTTTAGGTATCACCGGCGGTATTGCTGCCTATAAAATACCAGAGCTTGTAAGGATATTCACCAAAGCGGGGCATGATGTAAGGGTGGCGATGACAAAAAATGCAACATGGTTTATTGCGCCACTCACCTTTGAAGCGCTTTCAAAAAACAGGGTTATCACCGGGATGTTTGAGGGCAATATAGACCCGCTTGCACACATTTCCTGGGGTCAGGAGTCTGACCTTGTAATCATAGCACCAGCCACTGCTAATTTTATTGCGAAGGCAGCCCATGGTATTGCGGATGATTTCTTAAGCTCAATGGTAGTAGCAGCAACTGCCCCTATGCTTATATGCCCTGCAATGAACAGCAAGATGTATTTAAACCCCATCACACAGGAGAACATTAAAAAGCTTAACAACAAGGGTTATGTTATAATGAAGCCCGGGGAAGGAGAGCTGGCATGCAATACAGAAGGCCAGGGAAGGCTTCCTGACCCCGTTGATATTGCAGAGCAGGCATTTCATATCCTTGAAAATAAGGACTTAAAAGGGCTTAAGATAATGGTCACTGCTGGGCCAACCATTGAACCCATTGACCCGGTCAGATACATAACAAACAGGTCTTCCGGTAAAATGGGTTATGCCATTGCGCATAAGGCTGCCATGAGGGGCGCAGATGTAACACTCATAAGCGGCCCCACAAATATAAAACCTCCACTGGGCGTAAACCTTATCAGGGTAAATACAGCAGAGGAGATGATGGATGCGGTTTTTGCGCATCGCGCAGAGATGGATGCTATTATAAAGGCAGCGGCTGTTGCTGATTTTCGCCCGGCCTTAAGTAGCAACCAGAAAATCAAAAAGAGTGAGGAGGATATCTCTATAAAACTTGTTAAAAACCCTGATATCCTCTCTGAACTTGGGATATCAAAATCAAAGCCCGGCCAGATACTTGTAGGATTTGCCGCTGAAACAGAGAATATCATGGCAAACGCAAAGGAAAAACTGGCAAGGAAAAATCTGGATATGATTGTTGTGAATGATGTAACAGCGAAGGATGCCGGTTTTGATGTGAATACAAACAGGGTCACCCTTATTTTCAGGGATGGCGCGGTTCACGAACTGCCCCTTTTAACAAAAGATGAGGTAGCTGATGAGCTTCTTGACAGGGTCAGGATGATCAGGGGAAAAGATAATGAGTTACACTGCTGA
- the hemC gene encoding hydroxymethylbilane synthase, translating into MSKNNSIKIGTRGSKLALTQSSMIREMIMRQHPEIKVELVIIKTKGDKIIDSPLSKIGGKGLFVKEIEEALLDKSVDIAVHSIKDVPAELPYGLSIPFYPERENPADALLSIKYKRFHDLPKSARVGTGSLRRSSQLLNKRPDLEIVAIRGNVDTRIKRLESGEFDAIILAAAGLNRLGLSSKITELLSPPKYIPAVGQGALGIEVRTDDREVNSLLEFLNHNETALAVRAERAFLHRLEGGCQVPLGAYAFIDKDRIVIHGMVSELDGCMVIRDSLTGSIEQPEQVGETLAARLLAMGADKILAEIYGS; encoded by the coding sequence ATGAGTAAAAATAATTCTATAAAGATAGGCACAAGGGGAAGCAAACTCGCACTCACCCAGAGCAGCATGATCAGGGAGATGATCATGAGGCAGCACCCTGAAATAAAAGTTGAACTCGTTATTATCAAGACAAAGGGCGATAAGATAATCGATTCCCCATTGAGCAAGATCGGCGGTAAAGGTCTTTTTGTAAAGGAGATAGAGGAGGCGCTACTTGATAAGAGTGTGGATATTGCTGTTCACAGCATAAAGGATGTACCTGCTGAATTGCCTTATGGTCTCTCCATACCATTTTATCCTGAGAGGGAAAACCCTGCGGATGCATTACTCTCAATAAAATACAAAAGGTTTCATGATCTGCCTAAAAGCGCAAGGGTGGGGACAGGGAGCTTAAGGAGATCATCCCAGCTCCTGAATAAGAGACCTGATCTTGAGATTGTAGCTATAAGGGGTAATGTGGATACCCGCATTAAAAGGCTTGAATCAGGGGAGTTTGATGCGATAATCCTTGCAGCAGCAGGGCTGAACAGGCTGGGGCTATCATCAAAGATAACAGAACTTCTTTCTCCGCCGAAATATATCCCGGCAGTGGGTCAGGGCGCCCTTGGAATAGAGGTTAGAACAGATGACAGAGAAGTAAACAGTCTACTGGAATTTTTAAATCATAATGAAACAGCACTTGCAGTGAGGGCAGAAAGGGCGTTTTTACACAGGCTTGAGGGTGGGTGCCAGGTGCCCCTTGGCGCATATGCATTTATTGATAAAGATAGGATTGTGATCCACGGCATGGTTTCAGAGCTTGACGGATGTATGGTTATCAGAGATTCTCTGACTGGTAGTATTGAACAACCTGAGCAGGTTGGTGAAACCCTTGCAGCAAGGCTTCTTGCAATGGGTGCAGATAAGATACTTGCCGAAATTTATGGCAGTTAA
- a CDS encoding PKD domain-containing protein: protein MKTIKSAFLFTIAALYLTIFNLTPAFASFSLEDLTGTWYGHSLTVGNEEIWEHMALTINSQGNVTSATHTNSGGETETEYDVATLSISGSGIITEATSESLNGVMSPDKSIVVFTETWDSNAYALTVLTKSGASYSQSDLAGTWYGHAIITGAGKGWEYGTYTINSQGNITSVTFTNSDGETKTEYNVAVISIAGNGLFSVSGDENLHGVMTPDKNILVFTDTWDDSSYAMTVMAKGGGTFALSDLQGYWKSYSLSSGASNGWSLSNLSINDQGVAVVQSTDSEGGSDSGSITLSITADGIITTPASSSLRGSMNLDKDIIVVTETEGSNNYVLTVLVKSTAPALSATFSANPETGKRPLPVTFTDSSSGDISGWLWDFGDGSTSTEQNPVHTYSVPGKYTVSLTVTGVGGSDFSSRTDYINVKARNGLEWLSILLEE from the coding sequence ATGAAGACTATCAAATCCGCATTCCTTTTTACCATAGCTGCTTTATATTTAACCATCTTCAATCTTACACCGGCATTTGCCTCATTTTCCCTGGAGGACCTTACCGGAACCTGGTACGGTCATTCACTTACAGTCGGAAATGAAGAAATTTGGGAACATATGGCCCTGACGATTAACAGTCAGGGCAATGTAACATCGGCTACTCATACCAATTCAGGCGGTGAAACAGAAACAGAATATGATGTTGCAACGCTATCCATTTCCGGCAGCGGTATTATCACAGAGGCAACAAGCGAGAGCCTCAATGGTGTAATGAGCCCTGATAAAAGTATTGTGGTGTTCACAGAAACCTGGGATAGCAATGCCTACGCCCTTACGGTATTAACAAAAAGTGGAGCATCATACTCTCAATCTGACCTTGCCGGGACATGGTACGGGCATGCAATTATAACGGGTGCTGGAAAAGGATGGGAATACGGCACTTACACAATTAACAGCCAGGGCAACATTACCTCGGTAACATTTACCAATTCTGACGGTGAAACAAAAACGGAGTACAATGTTGCGGTAATCAGTATAGCTGGTAATGGTCTGTTTTCTGTTTCAGGAGATGAGAATCTGCATGGTGTAATGACCCCGGATAAAAATATATTAGTATTCACAGACACCTGGGATGATTCTTCATATGCTATGACAGTAATGGCAAAAGGCGGAGGCACTTTTGCTTTATCTGACCTTCAGGGTTACTGGAAAAGTTATAGTCTTAGCTCAGGAGCATCAAATGGGTGGAGCTTATCAAACCTTTCAATTAATGATCAGGGAGTTGCAGTTGTCCAGTCGACTGACTCTGAAGGGGGTTCAGATTCCGGTTCTATCACTCTCTCGATTACAGCAGATGGAATTATAACAACACCTGCAAGTTCATCTCTTCGCGGGTCAATGAATCTAGACAAGGATATTATTGTAGTCACAGAAACAGAAGGGTCAAATAACTATGTCTTAACAGTACTTGTAAAAAGCACTGCACCGGCTCTTTCCGCCACCTTTTCAGCAAATCCCGAAACAGGTAAAAGACCTCTGCCAGTTACATTTACAGATTCCTCCTCAGGTGATATATCCGGTTGGTTATGGGATTTCGGTGACGGCTCAACAAGTACAGAGCAAAACCCTGTCCATACCTATTCCGTCCCCGGGAAATATACTGTGAGTCTCACTGTAACAGGAGTAGGTGGAAGTGACTTCTCATCAAGGACAGACTATATAAATGTAAAGGCGCGGAACGGGCTTGAATGGCTTTCTATTTTACTTGAAGAATAG